The following coding sequences are from one Desulfobacterales bacterium window:
- a CDS encoding chemotaxis protein CheW — translation MTETTETINKAVKIMADREGKYLTFTLGNEEYGIGILKIKEIIGMMPITSVPQTPDYIKGVINLRGKVIPVIDLRMKFGMESVDYTERTCIIVVELAGPSGIILMGIVVDSVSEVLNIKGEDIENTPAFGISLDTRYILGMAKMESGVKILLDIDKVLSTEETVLIQDVA, via the coding sequence ATGACTGAAACAACTGAAACCATCAACAAGGCAGTAAAAATCATGGCGGACAGAGAAGGCAAATATCTGACTTTCACGCTGGGCAATGAAGAATATGGGATCGGCATTTTGAAAATCAAGGAAATCATCGGAATGATGCCGATCACCTCAGTCCCTCAGACTCCGGATTATATCAAAGGGGTAATCAATCTGCGGGGAAAAGTGATCCCGGTTATTGATCTTCGAATGAAATTTGGCATGGAATCCGTAGATTATACGGAACGCACCTGTATCATTGTAGTGGAACTTGCAGGTCCGTCCGGAATCATTCTTATGGGCATCGTCGTTGATTCTGTTTCCGAGGTTCTTAATATCAAAGGCGAGGACATTGAAAACACTCCGGCCTTTGGGATATCTCTGGATACGAGATATATCCTTGGGATGGCAAAAATGGAAAGCGGGGTTAAAATCCTTCTGGACATCGACAAAGTGCTGAGTACCGAAGAGACCGTGTTGATTCAGGATGTCGCGTAG